From Bradysia coprophila strain Holo2 unplaced genomic scaffold, BU_Bcop_v1 contig_324, whole genome shotgun sequence, the proteins below share one genomic window:
- the LOC119079666 gene encoding 3-oxo-5-alpha-steroid 4-dehydrogenase 2-like yields the protein MRSLDSTIFSWVYDVAWSDSDQDLFDKISVAMTVFVLGSFVLNLVGPVRYGKSARPISKHPNYLNYKLTSRFVWRYGFIATILVPLMMVFATPCSKIGNFCNAAGLTIHCLHYFNRTIIYPSKISPKATPQTLWFFLLMVLITTLHGFIQSHHLLNVHTASVTSVTYLGILLYIVGAAINSYHDNLLLNLRNTSTTSDRSDSSSNYKIPTGGIFEYVSCANYLGELMEWWGYFMVTKGYPQFLFAIFATAFLGCRSRFAHKFYKDKFGGEYPDHRKAIIPFIY from the exons ATGCGATCGCTGGATAGTACGATATTTTCCTGGGTGTATGATGTAGCTTGGTCGGACAGTGACCAAGATTTGTTCGATAAAATTTCCGTTGCAATGACCGTGTTCGTACTGGGTTCGTTTGTATTAAATTTGGTCGGACCAGTTCGATATGGAAAATCGGCAAGGCCTATTTCGAAGCATCCGAATTACCTAAATTACAAATTAACTTCGAGATTTGTGTGGAGG TATGGCTTCATAGCCACGATTCTTGTGCCACTTATGATGGTCTTCGCCACACCATGTTCGAAAATTGGAAACTTTTGTAATGCTGCTGGCCTGACGATTcattgcctacattattttaatCG GACAATCATTTATCCGTCGAAAATCTCGCCGAAAGCTACTCCTCAAACTTTGTGGTTCTTTCTTCTAATGGTTCTGATTACAACGCTGCATGGATTCATCCAATCACATCATTTACTAAACGTTCACACTGCAAGCGTTACCTCTGTGACCTATTTGG GCATATTACTCTACATCGTCGGTGCGGCAATTAATTCCTACCACGACAATCTACTCCTTAACTTGAGGAACACATCAACCACATCAGATAGATCGGACAGCAGCTCCAATTACAAAATTCCTACAGGAGGCATTTTCGAATACGTTTCGTGTGCCAACTATCTCGGCGAATTGATGGAATGGTGGGGTTATTTCATGGTGACGAAAGGTTATCCGCAG TTCCTGTTCGCAATATTTGCGACTGCATTTTTGGGATGTCGGTCCAGATTTGCTCACAAATTCTACAAGGACAAGTTTGGTGGTGAGTATCCGGACCACAGGAAAGCGataattccatttatttactGA
- the LOC119079682 gene encoding superoxide dismutase [Cu-Zn], chloroplastic-like, with amino-acid sequence MKVIFSLLLITLTSTQRETYAGFLSSICQFFDGKNCQISKNEPATAIAVLDSSDVKGTVIFTQTSCSGPVTIQISLAGLTAGEHGFHVHEKGDISGGCATMKSHYNPDEHNHGAQTDKIRHIGDLGNIVANADGTCSMTILDDRITLSGQQSIIGRGLVVHKDRDDLGKGGVEDSLTTGNAGGRIACGIIGYK; translated from the exons atgaaagtaatattttcgttgttgCTGATCACCCTAACCAGCACTCAGAGA GAAACTTATGCTGGCTTTTTGTCGTCTATCTGTCAATTTTTTGACGGT aaaaattgtcaaataaGTAAAAATGAACCAGCTACAGCTATAGCCGTTCTGGATTCTTCGGATGTTAAAGGTACTGTTATTTTCACTCAAACTTCGTGCTCGGGACCAGTAACAATACAAATTTCCCTCGCCGGACTTACTGCTGGTGAACATG gatttcatGTACACGAGAAAGGTGATATATCTGGAGGATGTGCGACAATGAAATCCCACTATAATCCGGACGAA CATAATCACGGTGCACAAACAGATAAAATTCGTCATATAGGTGACTTAGGGAATATAGTAGCAAATGCTGATGGCACATGTAGCATGACTATTCTTGATGACCGTATAACATTGAGTGGACAACAAAGTATTATTGGACGGGGTCTGGTCGTTCACAAGGACAGAGATGATTTGGGAAAAGGTGGTGTAGAAGATTCACTGACAACAGGAAACGCAGGGGGTCGCATTGCTTGTGGAATAATAGGTTACAAGTAA
- the LOC119079683 gene encoding centrosomal protein cep290 has product CNNRYVTDKAALLDELAQLKTTVEKLETEKTRYKTRIKELNEENASLQRRSNDISNFGSEREDSPDALSEIDKQEELLNNISTKNKHIKRLLRDIASLESQCASKSTQVDELKVTLLDATKNLTLITNQMDEYRLKIKEQDSTIDSLNKRTVELEQHMMDVENEKQEREFELQEFGKQLENRALVWKQMLEEKNERLDSLRTKYDEILNVNPGYNIDADRVEMRRLTEAIRERDQIITDLETKLNELSKELVDSTDMMNKLARERERTQESATKTQQKSCCDDIKLMLENSTKRCQELQEIITNLEEANVHKSKQAMDALEALQSYQNGEDGLSQAIKKNTELHSKVQSRDKQIRALVMELNSLQNEAQENVVLRKRLGIPEDEYVSTNTLSARQRRFEKTNERLMLKLRASEEMRLQLKLDKNDLKRVIDQLRNRTDHDADSVDVAIGKGESEVKYCEKCLAKYNVPENGAKCDRCVAKQNCNYCENCQKQMKIGSDGNTAELNSQILEWESKYTMVVEENENLLLGMHNILEKLRNYDAESDHVVIDTTILEKLLHALDARSVSGWYHPAMRIQNELIASKEREYALKERCRISEKILEKSDKSDRPVPKARQSLKSQPNTVQGVQGVNADGDDVAKGSEKVINERVQQFGSLYQHILDQEAEIEKLRLELAEAVSKQRENEMKIDELKEYESQFNELTEITKTTDETKDSTLAEQSEQMVQLKNAINCEVKKTKFAQEDYEDLSKIHKQTKEKLNRLMFELRRELIESRKLYSDHKIKQTKMEPLATDDKNEIAALRTELNNLKTKTSYLNSEILKDVKTLDVDNETGLNFERIEKLGVVRNNFVVDFITRTEYEDLESRCNALSTRNDELTAHSDHLEKLLNLSQEQIKSQQQILARASEEEINLRHLVVDMQATSNEKYIIAKLSRELQQTQELHDLSERESKSMSDEIARLQQELEAVKNDLDERQEAFRKKNAENDFKLKFLSKTFKELRQSYHEYMPMYPVNDFLADFVQVIECKKKLNKKIEDTNQMDHQLQVDEYLRLANDSLGSDAMENKITMIKLQTHTTHLEQQNKGLQQQIQNLTAELEQHIQREVTGTEHWNIIKLLFEDNRNENCEMLEKGTQALVGTSDKETNTDQSNEPHTPPVATQTLSPQHTSTIKTTSATATTPMQDNSLALSNENTQRSMESQLKQAMSLASTRSSLLLETENRLAIAQGRIKLLERNLEEKEKQLKEERDKLSRAQSPRKDDNILSVTITSLQNLLLEKDTTLSRYQDLLRNERQDRLKSFDDHRNEVKLLQNTVDDLEVKLRMKDRENEKLMARMKDMEGKSVAVPVTDVSVFEEEFSQMSDKHIEDMFLNERQVTFSNEPDVDSTDSKAKVQTLERDLEKLQAKLRDVRNRENFLEKTLMEKDKEIASLNERISDQDIEYKDMSENILNSREIDQLKEMLEEKDRHIGDLTDTLTHFHDDQQKFINDTSLHSAEQVAQLSADLNRCEATNRILNTQLEAMKRQIVNISQREGQAREMVKSLKTQLMKRPVISVKSDRNYSNREDILQKRLNQIENELLSTKEELRKQTALAQNRRTKDAAELSLWDKQKRFQQLSDNLKIKLAERERELEKLNSHFSTAKTTIARLEREKNLLENRLRAGKKSYCLAPSCPNLHSSKYTPAESPESCQTSDYGDGSSMRDKRLDISDNNQELLDALKSRIEMQQRKIVAMELEGKGSNAVTSEIEKLHEKLSACEAQNVRLEARNLQLQLDYDMLKQDDNSERTKRQIKHLEDYILALKGELAQSLSSTHKPTSNSNNSTGQMEQTILSLRRIVERLKVENKNLKEGKGQNASKGTVSKDNTTKLRQELDKIQQSYSEALDKVSTLQIELDMRTGLCKNCKSRNAGTSEAVDSTVETLKEKLIKKTQLLEKAKILLSRAAAKEKNFREQIIFWKRRCSELQNVPVIDEASE; this is encoded by the exons TGTAACAATCGTTACGTTACAGACAAAGCAGCCCTATTAGATGAACTCGCTCAACTGAAAACCACCGTTGAAAAGCTAGAGACTGAAAAGACGAGATATAAGACCCGAATCAAAGAA TTGAACGAAGAGAATGCCTCCCTTCAACGACGCTCGAACGATATAAGTAATTTTGGAAGCGAACGTGAAGACTCTCCGGATGCATTGTCCGAAATCGACAAGCAGGAGGAGCTACTGAACAACATCAGCACCAAAAACAAGCACATAAAACGATTGCTCCGTGACATCGCATCACTCGAGTCACAATGTGCATCCAAATCCACTCAAGTTGACGAATTGAAAGTAACCTTGTTGGATGCAACGAAGAATTTGACTTTGATCACCAACCAAATGGACGAGTATCGGTTAAAAATCAAAGAACAAGACAGCACAATCGATTCATTGAATAAGCGAACCGTTGAATTGGAACAGCACATGATGGATGTGGAAAATGAGAAACAAGAACGGGAATTCGAATTGCAAGAGTTCGGAAAGCAACTGGAAAATCGAGCTCTGGTTTGGAAGCAAATGCTGGAAGAAAAGAATGAGAGACTGGATTCGCTGAGAACTAAATACGACGAGATTCTTAATGTAAATCCGGGGTATAACATCGACGCTGACCGAGTCGAGATGAGGCGATTGACAGAG GCAATTCGAGAACGCGACCAAATCATAACCGACCtcgaaacgaaattaaatGAGCTGTCGAAAGAGCTTGTCGACTCAACGGATATGATGAATAAATTGGCAAGGGAACGCGAACGTACCCAAGAGAGTGCGACAAAGACACAGCAGAAATCATGCTGTGACGATATCAAACTTATGCTGGAAAACTCGACAAAACGATGCCAAGAACTGCAGGAAATCATAACCAATTTAGAAGAAGCCAATGTTCATAAGTCGAAACAG GCAATGGATGCACTTGAAGCACTCCAGTCTTATCAAAATGGAGAGGATGGATTGTCTCAAGCAATAAAGAAGAACACCGAATTGCATAGCAAAGTTCAATCAAGGGACAAACAGATTCGGGCTTTGGTCATGGAATTGAATTCGCTCCAAAACGAAGCCcaggaaaatgttgttttaag GAAACGACTCGGTATCCCGGAAGACGAATATGTTTCAACGAATACGTTGTCGGCCCGTCAAAGAAGATTCGAGAAAACTAACGAACGATTGATGCTGAAATTGCGTGCTTCGGAGGAGATGCGCTTACAGCTCAAGTTGGATAAAAACGATTTAAA GCGCGTGATAGACCAGCTTCGTAACCGAACCGATCACGACGCAGACTCTGTCGATGTTGCCATTGGCAAAGGAGAATCCGAGGTcaaatattgcgaaaaatgtcttGCGAAATACAATGTGCCTGAAAACGGTGCTAAGTGTGATAGATGCGTGGCGAAGCAAAATTGTAACTACTGCGAAAATTGTCAGAAGCAGATGAAG ATCGGCAGTGACGGGAATACAGCCGAATTGAATTCACAGATCTTAGAGTGGGAGTCAAAGTACACCATGGTCGTGGAGGAAAACGAGAATCTTTTATTGGGAATGCATAACATTCTGGAGAAATTACGAAACTATGACG CCGAATCCGATCATGTCGTCATTGATACAACAATCCTCGAAAAACTGCTGCACGCTCTGGACGCTCGCAGTGTAAGTGGGTGGTACCATCCAGCCATGAGAATTCAAAACGAGTTAATCGCATCGAAGGAGAGAGAATACGCTTTGAAAGAACGGTGTCGAATAAGTGAAAAAATTCTGGAGAAAAGCGACAAATCCGATAGACCTGTACCGAAAGCGAGACAGTCTTTGAAATCTCAACCGAATACCGTGCAGGGTGTACAGGGTGTCAATGCAGACGGTGATGATGTCGCTAAGGGAAGTGAAAAAGTTATCAACGAACGAGTGCAACAATTCGGCTCACTGTACCAACACATTTTGGATCAAGAGGCTGAAATCGAAAAGCTTCGGTTGGAATTGGCGGAGGCTGTAAGCAAACAAAGGGAAAATGAGATGAAGATCGACGAATTGAAAGAATACGAAAGTCAATTCAATGAGTTGACCGAAATTACGAAAACGACTGACGAAACGAAAGACTCAACGTTGGCCGAGCAGAGTGAACAAATGGTCCAGCTTAAGAATGCCATTAATTGCGAAGtgaagaaaacgaaatttgcTCAAGAAGACTATGAAGACCTGAGCAAAATCCACAAACAAACGAAGGAAAAGCTGAATCGACTGATGTTTGAATTACGCCGAGAATTGATTGAATCGAGAAAATTGTACTCGGACCATAAAATCAAGCAGACGAAGATGGAACCACTTGCAACTgatgacaaaaatgaaattgctgCACTCCGGACTGAATTGAACAATTTGAAGACGAAAACGAGCTACTTGAATTCTGAAATACTAAAAGATGTGAAGACGCTGGACGTTGACAACGAGACCGGATTGAATTTTGAACGAATCGAGAAGCTGGGAGTGGTGAGAAATAATTTCGTGGTCGATTTCATAACCAGGACGGAGTATGAGGACTTGGAATCTCGATGTAATGCACTGTCTACTCGAAATGATGAGCTTACAGCTCACAGTGACCACCTTGAAAAGCTGTTAAATCTGTCGCAAGAGCAG ATCAAATCACAGCAACAGATTCTTGCAAGAGCATCCGAAGAAGAAATCAATCTGAGGCACTTAGTGGTGGACATGCAAGCTACTAGCAACGAAAAGTACATCATCGCAAAGTTGAGCCGAGAGCTTCAGCAGA CTCAAGAATTGCATGACCTATCTGAACGAGAAAGTAAATCGATGAGCGACGAAATTGCTCGATTGCAACAGGAACTGGAAGCGGTGAAAAATGACTTAGATGAGCGACAGGAAGCCTTCCGAAAGAAGAATGCGGAGAATGATTTCAAGCTCAA ATTCCTCTCAAAGACTTTCAAAGAGCTTCGTCAGAGTTACCACGAATATATGCCCATGTACCCGGTGAACGACTTTCTTGCTGATTTCGTTCAAGTTATTGAAtgcaagaaaaaattgaacaaaaaaattgaggatACGAACCAAATGGACCATCAACTTCAAGTGGACGAGTACCTACGATTGGCCAATGACAGTTTGGGCAGTGATGCAATGGAGAATAAGATCACG ATGATCAAACTCCAGACTCATACCACACATTTGGAACAGCAGAACAAAGGCCTACAACAGCAAATCCAAAACTTAACTGCTGAGTTGGAGCAACACATTCAGCGGGAAGTAACTGGCACAGAACACTGGAACATCATTAAACTACTGTTCGAAGACAATcgcaatgaaaattgtgaaatgttGGAAAAGGGAACTCAAGCACTAGTCG GTACTAGTGACAAGGAAACCAATACCGATCAGTCAAACGAGCCACACACACCACCAGTCGCGACGCAAACCCTATCTCCTCAACACACTTCCACGATAAAAACGACTtcagcaacagcaacaactCCAATGCAAGACAATAGCCTTGCATTGTCCAATGAAAATACTCAAAGGTCCATGGAATCTCAATTGAAGCAAGCGATGAGCCTAGCATCCACCCGCAGTTCATTGTTACTGGAAACGGAGAATCGTCTGGCTATTGCCCAAGGACGCATTAAATTGCTGGAACGCAATTTGGAGGAAAAGGAGAAACAATTGAAAGAGGAACGGGACAAACTCAGTCGAGCTCAGTCTCCGCGCAAAGATGACAACATATTGAGCGTCACGATAACGTCTCTGCAAAATTTGTTATTGGAAAAGGACACCACATTGTCGCGGTATCAAGATCTTCTCCGGAACGAACGACAAGATCGCCTGAAGTCGTTTGATGATCATCGGAATGAAGTGAAATTGTTGCAGAACACCGTCGACGATTTGGAAGTGAAATTGAGAATGAAGGACAGAGAGAACGAGAAATTGATGGCAAGAATGAAAGACATGGAAGGGAAAAGTGTTGCGGTACCAGTGACTGATGTGTCAGTCTTCGAGGAGGAGTTTTCGCAAATGTCGGACAAGCATATCGAGGATATGTTTTTGAATGAACGGCAAGTGACATTCAGTAATGAGCCGGACGTTGATTCGACAGATTCAAAGGCTAAAGTTCAAACACTGGAAAGAGATTTGGAGAAACTGCAGGCAAAGCTGAGAGATGTTCGAAACAGAGAAAACTTCCTGGAGAAAACTCTGATGGAGAAAGATAAGGAAATAGCGTCGCTGAATGAGAG GATAAGCGATCAGGATATTGAGTACAAAGACATGTCAGAGAACATACTGAATAGCAGAGAGATCGATCAACTGAAAGAAATGTTGGAAGAGAAGGACCGCCACATTGGCGATCTAACTGACACCTTAACGCACTTCCAT GACGACCAGCAGAAATTCATTAACGACACATCTCTCCATTCAGCTGAACAAGTGGCTCAACTGAGTGCCGATTTGAATCGTTGTGAAGCCACAAATCGCATTCTGAACACCCAACTAGAAGCAATGAAGCGCCAGATTGTAAACATAAGTCAGCGTGAAGGCCAGGCCCGTGAAATGGTCAAATCCTTAAAGACGCAACTCATGAAGCGGCCGGTCATTTCGGTCAAATCCGATAGGAATTATTCGAATCGCGAAGACATTTTGCAGAAACGTCTGAATCAAATCGAAAACGAGCTTCTCTCGACCAAAGAAGAACTGCGCAAGCAAACTGCTCTGGCGCAAAATCGTCGCACAAAAGACGCTGCCGAATTGAGTCTGTGGGATAAGCAGAAAAGGTTCCAACAACTGTCGGACAATCTGAAAATCAAGCTGGCAGAACGCGAACGGGAACTGgagaaattaaattcacaTTTCAGCACTGCCAAAACAACGATCGCCCGATTGGAACGGGAAAAGAATCTGCTCGAAAATCGACTACGAGCTGGCAAAAAATCATATTGCTTGGCACCATCGTGTCCGAATTTACACTCAAGCAAGTATACGCCAGCTGAAAGTCCCGAATCATGCCAGACGAGCGATTATGGAGATGGTAGTTCGATGCGGGATAAGCGACTGGACATATCCGATAATAATCAGGAGCTACTTGATGCGTTGAAGTCACGAATCGAAATGCAACAACGTAAAATTGTTGCCATGGAACTGGAGGGTAAGGGAAGCAATGCCGTTACATCcgaaattgagaaattgcACGAAAAACTGTCCGCTTGCGAAGCGCAAAACGTACGTTTAGAGGCGAGGAATCTTCAACTACAGTTGGACTATGACATGCTCAAACAGGATGATAACAGTGAACGTACGAAGAGACAGATTAAACATTTAGAAGA CTACATTTTGGCGTTGAAAGGAGAACTGGCCCAATCGTTGAGCTCCACCCATAAACCTACCAGCAACAGTAACAATTCGACAGGTCAAATGGAACAGACAATTCTTTCGTTACGTCGCATTGTGGAACGTCTTAAAGTGGAGAATAAGAATTTGAAAGAAGGAAAAGGACAGAACGCTTCCAAGGGAACGGTATCGAAG GACAACACCACTAAGCTCCGACAGGAACTCGATAAAATTCAGCAATCGTATTCCGAGGCATTGGACAAAGTTTCAACGCTACAAATCGAGCTGGATATGCGTACCGGACTGTGCAAAAACTGTAAGTCACGAAACGCTGGAACGTCTGAG GCCGTCGATTCTACAGTTGAAACTTTGAAAgagaaattgatcaaaaaaacGCAACTGCTTGAGAAAGCGAAAATTCTCTTATCTCGTGCGGCAGCAAAAGAGAAAAACTTTAGAGAACAG ATAATTTTCTGGAAACGAAGATGCTCGGAATTGCAAAATGTTCCTGTTATCGACGAAGCCAGTGAGTAG